In Alphaproteobacteria bacterium, one genomic interval encodes:
- a CDS encoding MerR family transcriptional regulator, with amino-acid sequence MATTTAGGDTGGSRNRKSPDAFRTISEVANELDVPQHVLRFWESKFAQVRPLKRGGGRRYYRPEDVELLRRIRSLLYEEGYTIKGVQKLLKENGKRVEIVRPSKTAARLSDRPSAAKNKTAAIEGAIEELDGLRKLLRSARRR; translated from the coding sequence ATGGCGACGACGACGGCAGGGGGCGACACGGGGGGCTCCCGGAATCGCAAATCGCCCGACGCCTTTCGAACCATTAGCGAAGTCGCGAACGAGCTCGACGTGCCGCAACACGTGCTGCGCTTTTGGGAGAGTAAGTTCGCCCAAGTCCGACCTCTCAAGCGGGGCGGCGGGCGGCGCTATTACCGGCCCGAAGATGTAGAATTGCTGCGGCGGATTCGCTCGCTCCTCTATGAAGAGGGCTACACCATCAAAGGGGTGCAAAAGCTCCTGAAAGAGAACGGCAAGCGGGTTGAAATCGTCCGCCCGTCCAAGACCGCGGCGCGGTTAAGCGATAGGCCCAGTGCGGCCAAAAACAAGACCGCCGCGATCGAAGGGGCGATCGAGGAGCTGGACGGCCTGCGCAAGCTGTTGCGAAGCGCCCGGCGCCGATAA
- a CDS encoding integration host factor subunit alpha — MAGNTVTRAQLSEAVYQEVGLSRNESADLVESVLREIGESLVKGETVKISSFGSFYVREKGRRIGRNPKTGEEVPILPRRVLVFRPSHVLKDRINAETGKERE, encoded by the coding sequence ATGGCAGGGAATACGGTGACCCGTGCGCAGCTTAGCGAAGCTGTGTACCAAGAGGTCGGCCTGTCCAGAAACGAGTCTGCGGACCTTGTTGAGTCGGTTCTGCGGGAAATCGGTGAGAGTCTGGTCAAGGGCGAGACCGTCAAGATCTCCTCGTTTGGGAGTTTCTATGTACGGGAAAAGGGCCGGCGGATCGGAAGAAACCCGAAGACGGGCGAAGAAGTCCCGATTTTACCGCGGCGTGTTCTGGTATTTCGCCCCTCGCATGTCTTGAAGGACCGCATCAACGCGGAAACCGGAAAAGAACGGGAGTAG
- a CDS encoding beta-ketoacyl-ACP synthase III, which translates to MTIVRSVIHGCGAYLPPRLVTNDDLSKTVDTTDEWIQARTGIRERHVAAKDEFASTLALEASKIALAQAGIDPTTDLDLIVLATTTPDETFPATATTVQSALGMTRGAAFDVQAVCSGFVYALTVADSLLRTGQARTALVIGSEVFSRILDWDDRGTCVLFGDGAGAVVLRAETGTGAVSDRGVLATKLHSDGRMHDALYVDGGPGRTGTVGHVRMQGKEVFRHAVVNMAKVVEEVVDAAGVSLADIDWLVPHQANKRILDSTAKKLGIDPEKVVVTVDRHANTSAASVPLALDVAVRDGRIKRGDLVLMEAMGGGFTWGACLVRW; encoded by the coding sequence GTGACCATCGTCCGGTCGGTCATTCACGGGTGCGGCGCGTACCTGCCGCCCCGTCTGGTCACCAATGACGACCTGTCAAAAACGGTCGATACCACCGACGAATGGATTCAAGCACGTACCGGTATCCGGGAACGGCACGTCGCGGCCAAGGATGAATTCGCGTCTACGTTGGCCTTGGAAGCATCGAAAATTGCGTTGGCCCAAGCCGGTATCGATCCTACAACGGACCTCGATCTTATCGTCTTGGCGACAACGACCCCCGACGAGACGTTTCCCGCCACCGCAACCACGGTGCAGTCGGCGCTCGGCATGACCCGAGGTGCGGCGTTCGATGTGCAGGCAGTGTGCTCGGGCTTCGTATATGCGCTGACCGTGGCCGATAGCCTTTTGCGCACCGGACAGGCCCGTACCGCGCTGGTTATCGGGAGCGAGGTCTTTTCTCGCATCCTGGATTGGGACGACCGTGGCACATGCGTCCTGTTTGGCGACGGTGCCGGTGCCGTGGTCCTGCGCGCCGAAACGGGTACAGGCGCCGTGTCCGACCGTGGGGTTTTGGCGACCAAATTGCATTCGGACGGTCGGATGCACGATGCTCTCTACGTCGATGGCGGGCCTGGGCGAACCGGGACCGTCGGACATGTCCGGATGCAGGGCAAAGAGGTTTTTCGCCACGCCGTCGTCAACATGGCCAAAGTTGTCGAGGAAGTAGTTGATGCAGCCGGTGTGTCACTCGCCGATATCGATTGGCTGGTGCCGCACCAGGCCAACAAGAGAATTCTCGATTCGACGGCAAAAAAGCTCGGGATCGACCCCGAAAAGGTCGTTGTCACCGTCGACCGGCACGCCAATACCTCGGCGGCCTCGGTCCCGCTGGCGCTCGACGTGGCAGTCCGGGACGGGCGGATCAAGCGGGGCGATCTCGTCCTGATGGAGGCCATGGGCGGTGGATTCACCTGGGGTGCCTGCCTCGTTAGATGGTGA
- the plsX gene encoding phosphate acyltransferase PlsX — protein MTQPITIALDAMGGDKAPGIVLKGADIARKRHPDANFLLFGDERRLGPILKRFPKLTGRCEIRHAPQVIAAEDKPSQALRRGKESSMRLAINAVRDGTAGGVVSAGNTGALLAMSKFVLKTVEGIDRPAMAGVVPTMRGESVILDLGANIECNADNLVQFAIMGAEFARSVLGVTRPMVGLMNVGTEELKGHEDVKLAAQILRDSVDLPLAFEGFVEGDDVGLGTVDVFVTDGFTGNIALKTAEGTAKFYSEMLRTAFRRSVLSRVGYLMARPALRAIRKKVDPRTYNGALFVGLNGVVVKSHGGTDAIGFANAIGVAADLIRGHFNEQIVRDLQAISSQGAPGTEAAVS, from the coding sequence TTGACGCAGCCGATCACGATCGCGCTCGATGCCATGGGTGGAGACAAGGCCCCGGGCATTGTTCTCAAGGGTGCCGATATCGCGCGGAAACGTCATCCGGACGCCAACTTCCTGCTTTTCGGCGACGAGCGCCGTCTCGGACCGATTCTCAAGCGTTTTCCTAAGCTGACGGGGCGCTGCGAAATTCGTCACGCGCCACAGGTGATTGCCGCCGAGGACAAGCCGTCCCAGGCGTTACGTCGCGGCAAGGAAAGCAGCATGCGCTTGGCGATCAATGCCGTGCGCGACGGGACAGCTGGGGGCGTCGTTTCGGCGGGGAACACCGGCGCCTTGCTGGCGATGTCTAAGTTCGTACTCAAAACGGTCGAGGGCATCGATCGTCCGGCGATGGCCGGGGTCGTCCCGACCATGCGCGGCGAGAGCGTCATTCTCGATCTCGGCGCCAACATCGAATGCAACGCCGACAACCTCGTGCAGTTCGCTATCATGGGCGCCGAATTCGCGCGGTCCGTTCTTGGCGTGACCCGGCCGATGGTTGGCCTCATGAACGTCGGTACCGAAGAACTCAAAGGTCACGAAGACGTTAAACTCGCGGCACAGATTCTCCGCGACTCGGTCGACCTGCCGCTGGCGTTCGAAGGATTTGTCGAAGGCGACGACGTCGGGCTGGGTACGGTCGATGTGTTTGTCACCGACGGGTTCACCGGAAACATCGCCCTGAAGACTGCCGAGGGGACCGCAAAATTCTACAGCGAGATGCTGCGCACGGCCTTTCGCCGGTCGGTTCTATCGCGGGTCGGCTATTTGATGGCGCGTCCCGCGTTACGGGCGATCCGTAAGAAAGTCGATCCTCGGACCTACAACGGCGCCCTTTTCGTCGGTTTGAACGGCGTTGTTGTGAAGAGCCACGGCGGGACCGACGCGATCGGTTTTGCCAACGCGATCGGTGTCGCGGCCGATCTCATTCGCGGTCATTTCAACGAGCAAATCGTCCGCGATCTGCAAGCCATTTCGAGCCAGGGCGCACCTGGCACCGAGGCTGCCGTCTCGTGA
- the rpmF gene encoding 50S ribosomal protein L32, with the protein MAVPKKKTSSSKRDMRRAHDALAPQNSAECPNCGELKRPHHVCGSCGYYNGKEVTEGSDAA; encoded by the coding sequence ATGGCTGTTCCAAAGAAGAAGACATCAAGCTCCAAACGCGACATGCGGCGCGCCCATGACGCCTTGGCGCCGCAAAATTCGGCCGAATGCCCCAATTGTGGCGAACTCAAAAGACCCCATCATGTGTGTGGGTCTTGCGGGTACTACAATGGTAAGGAAGTTACCGAAGGTAGTGACGCGGCCTAG